In Blastopirellula sp. J2-11, a single genomic region encodes these proteins:
- a CDS encoding glutamate-cysteine ligase family protein gives MSDPLHLFDAYGVELEYMIVDAQSFDVRPIADLLLEKAAGEIISEVELGELAWSNELALHVIELKTNGPAASLDPLTDYFQRHVTQANEYLSSLGARLLPTAMHPWMDPHTVQLWPHDYNPIYQAYNRIFDCRGHGWANLQSVHLNLPFCGDDEFGRLHAAIRLIMPLLPALAASSPICDGKPSGFLDTRMEVYRTNSQRIPSLTAAIVPEPIYTEGDYQREIFEKMYADIQPHDPEGMLRYPFLNARGAIARFDRGAIEIRVLDIQECPAADLAILQAIVATLKALVSEKWTSFTEQQLVATMPLSQLFLETIRTADVTPITDGELLRQFGWYDRHRPTVAELWRHILLELGQNPTEESPLDVILTDGPLARRILQKAGHNLSQLKMVYGELAECLSQGFMFRM, from the coding sequence ATGAGCGATCCGCTTCATCTGTTTGACGCTTACGGCGTAGAGCTTGAGTACATGATCGTCGACGCTCAATCGTTCGACGTTCGCCCGATCGCAGACTTGCTGCTTGAAAAAGCGGCTGGCGAGATCATCTCGGAAGTCGAACTGGGAGAGCTCGCCTGGTCGAACGAACTGGCGCTGCATGTCATCGAGTTGAAGACGAACGGGCCCGCCGCGTCGCTCGACCCGCTGACCGATTACTTTCAACGGCATGTCACGCAGGCAAACGAGTATCTCTCGTCGCTGGGCGCACGACTGTTGCCGACGGCGATGCATCCCTGGATGGATCCGCACACGGTGCAACTGTGGCCGCACGACTACAACCCGATCTATCAGGCCTACAATCGCATTTTTGATTGTCGTGGTCATGGTTGGGCGAACCTGCAGAGCGTTCATTTGAACCTGCCGTTTTGCGGCGATGACGAATTTGGACGACTTCATGCGGCGATTCGCTTAATCATGCCGCTGCTGCCGGCGCTCGCGGCGAGTTCGCCGATTTGCGACGGCAAGCCAAGCGGCTTCCTCGATACGCGGATGGAAGTTTACCGGACCAACTCGCAGCGGATTCCGTCGCTAACCGCGGCGATCGTGCCAGAACCGATCTATACTGAAGGGGATTATCAGCGCGAAATCTTCGAGAAGATGTACGCTGATATCCAGCCGCACGATCCCGAAGGAATGTTGCGGTATCCATTTTTGAACGCCCGCGGCGCTATCGCCAGGTTTGATCGCGGCGCGATCGAAATTCGCGTCCTCGATATTCAGGAATGCCCCGCGGCCGACCTGGCGATCTTGCAGGCGATCGTCGCTACGTTAAAAGCGTTGGTCAGCGAAAAGTGGACTTCGTTTACCGAACAACAGTTGGTCGCAACCATGCCGCTGTCGCAACTCTTTTTGGAAACGATCCGCACCGCCGATGTGACTCCCATTACCGACGGCGAACTGCTGCGTCAGTTCGGCTGGTACGATCGACATCGTCCCACCGTCGCCGAATTGTGGCGGCATATCCTGTTGGAATTGGGGCAAAATCCGACGGAGGAAAGCCCGCTCGACGTCATTTTGACCGATGGTCCGCTGGCTCGCCGCATCCTCCAGAAAGCGGGTCACAACCTCTCTCAGTTAAAAATGGTCTACGGCGAATTGGCCGAATGCCTATCGCAAGGATTCATGTTCCGCATGTAG
- a CDS encoding purple acid phosphatase family protein: MSFVDRRRFLQSSLGGISAVALGGGLQADDSASPEGGAPIAPHDSLFLTWRQDPTTTMVIQWIGKSDDATQIAYAPLKDGMWRTAPVIAKPFPDTDRYVLRCELVGLTPGSEYKFLVGDAKQRYRFRTMPAKATKEFCFVSGGDAGTGRHAVNSNRVAANQDPYFVLIGGDLAYDNGASPKTFLKFLQNYSSTMVDSAGRLIPMVSCIGNHEVQGHFGARRDQAGSYLSVFDAFYQDVTYGTLDFGDYLSLVMLDTGHIADIQGEQTDWLEKTLTARAEIPHLFGVNHVPCYPSYRNPEGKDEKLGIGEEQRKLWCPLFEKHKVDVVLEHHDHTFKRTHPLTDGRIDANGVHYLGDGSWGQLRAPKRPEERPYLAKVSQAYHVTVHRLEGDRRFHVAMEDTGKIADVVTTVSKRASKRG, from the coding sequence ATGTCGTTTGTCGATCGTCGTCGTTTCTTGCAATCATCGCTGGGAGGAATTTCTGCTGTCGCGTTAGGAGGCGGCTTGCAGGCGGACGATTCTGCTTCGCCGGAAGGGGGCGCTCCGATAGCGCCGCATGATTCGCTCTTTCTTACTTGGCGACAAGACCCGACGACAACGATGGTCATTCAATGGATCGGCAAGTCGGACGACGCAACCCAGATTGCTTACGCACCGTTGAAAGACGGAATGTGGAGAACGGCGCCGGTCATCGCAAAGCCGTTTCCAGATACCGACCGCTATGTGCTGCGATGCGAACTGGTAGGACTGACGCCGGGAAGCGAATACAAGTTTTTGGTCGGTGATGCGAAACAACGGTATCGCTTTCGAACGATGCCGGCCAAAGCGACCAAGGAGTTCTGTTTCGTCTCGGGCGGGGACGCCGGCACCGGCAGGCATGCCGTCAACTCGAATCGAGTCGCGGCGAATCAGGATCCTTATTTCGTGCTGATCGGCGGCGACCTAGCGTACGACAACGGCGCTTCGCCAAAGACGTTTCTAAAGTTCCTGCAAAACTACAGCAGCACAATGGTCGACTCGGCAGGTCGTCTGATCCCGATGGTTAGTTGCATCGGCAACCACGAAGTCCAGGGGCACTTTGGCGCGCGTCGCGATCAAGCGGGTAGCTACCTTTCGGTCTTCGATGCGTTTTATCAAGACGTGACTTATGGGACGCTCGATTTCGGCGATTATTTAAGTTTAGTGATGCTCGATACTGGACACATCGCCGATATTCAAGGAGAGCAGACCGATTGGCTTGAGAAGACGCTCACCGCACGTGCTGAGATTCCACACTTGTTTGGGGTCAACCATGTCCCCTGCTATCCTTCCTACCGCAATCCGGAAGGCAAAGATGAGAAGCTGGGAATTGGCGAAGAGCAACGCAAGCTTTGGTGTCCGCTGTTCGAGAAACATAAAGTCGACGTCGTGCTGGAGCATCATGACCATACGTTCAAACGAACCCATCCGCTGACCGATGGCCGCATCGATGCGAATGGCGTCCATTATCTGGGAGATGGTTCTTGGGGCCAATTGCGAGCACCCAAGCGACCCGAAGAACGTCCCTATTTGGCGAAAGTCAGCCAAGCGTACCACGTGACAGTCCACCGGCTCGAAGGGGATCGCCGCTTCCATGTGGCGATGGAAGATACCGGCAAGATTGCGGACGTGGTGACCACGGTCAGCAAACGAGCGTCAAAACGAGGATAA
- a CDS encoding C39 family peptidase: protein MAKSLHLDILPQPDETTCGPTCLHAVFRYFDDELPLAQVIRETPKLEEGGTLAVLLGCHALRKGYKATIYTYNLTVFDPSWFYPPTEPLESEEELAAFHKRRLIERLHAQLLVKADPKLHTASRAYIQFLELGGVIAMEDLKASLVRRFLKRDLPILTGLSATYLYGTPREFGDDCKPDDVRGYAVGHFVVLHGYDKEAGTVSVADPYLPNPLGEEHHYDVKIDRLLCAIMLGVLTYDANLLVIEPC from the coding sequence ATGGCAAAATCGCTCCATCTCGATATTCTCCCTCAGCCCGACGAAACAACCTGCGGACCCACCTGCCTGCATGCGGTCTTTCGCTACTTTGATGACGAGCTGCCGCTGGCGCAAGTCATCCGCGAGACGCCGAAGCTAGAGGAGGGGGGAACGCTGGCAGTTTTGCTCGGCTGCCATGCGCTGCGCAAGGGGTACAAAGCGACGATCTACACTTACAATCTGACGGTGTTTGACCCGTCCTGGTTCTATCCTCCGACCGAACCGCTGGAGTCGGAAGAGGAACTCGCCGCGTTTCATAAGCGGCGGCTCATCGAGCGACTGCATGCCCAGTTGTTGGTGAAAGCCGATCCGAAGCTCCATACCGCCAGCCGCGCCTATATCCAGTTTCTGGAGCTAGGCGGCGTGATTGCGATGGAGGATTTAAAAGCCTCCTTGGTGCGCCGGTTCTTGAAACGCGATTTGCCGATTTTGACCGGGCTGAGCGCTACTTACTTGTATGGCACTCCCCGCGAATTCGGCGACGACTGCAAACCGGACGACGTACGCGGCTACGCCGTGGGGCACTTCGTCGTCTTGCATGGCTATGATAAAGAGGCCGGAACAGTCAGCGTGGCTGATCCCTATCTGCCCAATCCGCTGGGAGAGGAACATCACTACGATGTGAAAATCGATCGGTTACTTTGTGCAATCATGCTCGGCGTCTTGACGTATGACGCCAATCTTTTGGTGATCGAACCCTGCTGA
- a CDS encoding RimK family protein: MSVLIVTNTPDDWPAEIENVQVVAANDYLTDSKFSELRGVKVFNLCRSYKYQTIGYYVSLLAEARGHKPLPSVTAVQDLKTHAIVRLASSDLEKLIEKSLAPIKSEKFELSVYFGRNMAHRYDRLCTHLFNQFQTPLLRASFARDKNGWQLKSINAISTNDVPDPHWDFVLEAAQHHFAGRGGSVKKRARARFDMAILHNPDDADKPSNEKALAKFIKAAEAQGIHAEMITRDDYGSIGEFDALFIRETTQVNHHTYRFSRRAAGEGLVVIDDPQSIVRCTNKVFLAEILARHKVATPKTLVVQAETADQIAPQLGFPCVLKEPDSAFSRGVVKVKNEAELGAKLKEFFEHSDLIIAQEFLPTTFDWRIGIIDRQPIYAAKYFMATGHWQIIQQKEGKTRYGKSETIPIELAPRKAVQVALKAANLIGDGLYGVDVKESNGHFSVIEVNDNPNLDAGYEDAILKDELYRRIISVFLRRIEQRKAGLS; encoded by the coding sequence ATGTCCGTTCTGATTGTCACTAACACGCCAGATGACTGGCCTGCCGAAATTGAAAATGTGCAAGTCGTCGCCGCCAACGACTATCTGACCGATTCCAAATTCAGCGAGTTGCGCGGCGTCAAAGTTTTTAATCTTTGTCGATCGTACAAATATCAGACGATCGGATACTACGTCTCGCTGCTGGCCGAAGCGCGAGGGCACAAGCCGTTGCCCAGCGTCACCGCCGTCCAAGATTTGAAGACGCACGCGATCGTGCGCCTGGCCTCTTCCGACCTGGAAAAGCTGATCGAGAAATCGCTGGCGCCGATCAAGTCCGAAAAGTTTGAGTTGAGCGTCTACTTTGGGCGGAACATGGCTCACCGCTATGATCGACTTTGCACGCACCTCTTTAACCAGTTTCAAACTCCGCTGCTCCGGGCCAGTTTTGCTCGCGACAAAAACGGCTGGCAGTTGAAGTCGATCAACGCGATCTCCACCAACGACGTGCCTGATCCGCATTGGGACTTTGTGCTGGAAGCGGCGCAGCATCACTTCGCCGGTCGCGGCGGCAGCGTCAAAAAGCGGGCCCGCGCTCGCTTTGATATGGCGATCCTGCACAACCCGGACGACGCTGACAAGCCGTCGAACGAAAAAGCGCTCGCCAAGTTTATCAAAGCGGCCGAAGCGCAAGGCATTCACGCCGAAATGATCACCCGCGACGACTATGGCAGCATCGGCGAATTTGACGCGCTCTTCATCCGCGAAACGACCCAGGTCAATCACCACACCTATCGCTTCTCGCGCCGCGCCGCCGGCGAAGGCCTGGTCGTGATCGACGATCCGCAGTCGATCGTGCGCTGCACCAATAAGGTGTTCTTGGCCGAGATCTTGGCGCGTCACAAAGTCGCGACGCCAAAAACGTTGGTTGTGCAGGCCGAAACGGCCGATCAGATCGCGCCGCAGCTGGGCTTTCCCTGCGTGCTGAAAGAGCCGGACAGCGCCTTCTCACGCGGCGTGGTGAAGGTAAAAAACGAAGCGGAGCTGGGAGCAAAGCTGAAAGAGTTCTTCGAACATTCCGACTTGATCATCGCCCAAGAGTTTCTGCCGACGACGTTTGACTGGCGCATCGGAATCATCGATCGTCAGCCGATCTACGCCGCCAAGTATTTCATGGCGACCGGTCACTGGCAGATCATCCAGCAGAAGGAAGGTAAGACCCGCTACGGCAAGTCGGAAACGATCCCGATCGAGCTGGCGCCGCGCAAAGCGGTGCAGGTGGCGCTGAAAGCGGCCAACCTGATCGGTGACGGTTTGTACGGCGTTGACGTGAAAGAGTCGAATGGCCATTTCAGCGTGATCGAAGTGAACGATAACCCCAACCTCGACGCCGGCTATGAAGACGCGATCCTGAAAGACGAACTCTATCGGCGCATCATCAGCGTCTTTCTGCGGCGGATCGAACAGCGCAAAGCAGGTTTGTCGTAA